The following is a genomic window from Candidatus Zixiibacteriota bacterium.
ACAACATATTCATAAGAATCGAGCCGGCAACGGCGGCGTTCAGCGATTCAACCTCGCCCGAGTGGTCTATTCTGACGAAAAGGCCGGCTTTCCGCTTGACTTCCTCGGATAAACCGTCGGCCTCGCTGCCAACTGCCAGAATCAATTTGGCCTTTTCAAACTGCTTTTTCAAGGAATAATCCAGTTTTTTGCCTTTTACTCCGGTAGCTACAATTGCGAACTTGTTGCGGTCGGCAAAGGCGAGCGCTTCATCGGTGGTTTCCCTGGTCAGGTGAAGTCCGAAAATGGCGCCCGCTGAAGCCCGCACCACCTTTGGCGACCAGGGGTCCGCTGAATTTCCGGTCAGGATTACCGGGTCAAAACCGAAAGCAAGCGCCGAACGAGCCAGTGTGCCGAGATTACCCGGGTCGGATATATTTTCGCACCATAGTATTTTACGATAGTTGGGGCGGTAAAGTTGTGCGAGACGGCAATCCGGGATGGAAAAAGCAGCGATAATCCCCTGGGGTGTCTGTGTCGCGGACATTGAATTCAGCTCGCGAGCGCTTGTTTCAAACATCGTAATCTTCTTGCGGCCAAACTCTTCGACCAGGGCCTTGCCCCTCTCCGACAACAGCGAGGGCGCAAAGTAAAGCTGGACCGGCTTGATCCGGTGGCGAACGGCCTCCTCGATCAGCCGTACTCCCTCGGCGACAAAAAGACCGGTCTGCTTTCGACCTTTACTGGTGGACAGGGCTTTGATGCTCTTAAGCTGACTCTTTGTAATTGACACTTGTCATCACCCACAAATAATTGCAACTTTGCACAATGAACCGATTGTGGTGACTGGTTGGCAAGTGAAAACTAAGAGCGCATTTTTACTCATTATTCTTCTGGCGACTACGTGTCTGGCGGCTGTCGACGACGCCATTGTCGTTGGAGGGATTGACGATCTGGGTCCTTACCGCGGCGACAGTGATTATCCTGTATCACTGGCTCTGTCCGGCGGAGGAGCCCGCGGCTTCAGCGTC
Proteins encoded in this region:
- a CDS encoding RNA methyltransferase; translated protein: MSITKSQLKSIKALSTSKGRKQTGLFVAEGVRLIEEAVRHRIKPVQLYFAPSLLSERGKALVEEFGRKKITMFETSARELNSMSATQTPQGIIAAFSIPDCRLAQLYRPNYRKILWCENISDPGNLGTLARSALAFGFDPVILTGNSADPWSPKVVRASAGAIFGLHLTRETTDEALAFADRNKFAIVATGVKGKKLDYSLKKQFEKAKLILAVGSEADGLSEEVKRKAGLFVRIDHSGEVESLNAAVAGSILMNMLYEGTGAGQ